The following are encoded together in the Pedobacter sp. D749 genome:
- a CDS encoding virulence RhuM family protein, protein MNSELILYQSEDGQTKIQTRLEDETVWLTQAQLIELFGKAKSTISEHIKNIFEEGELDEHSVVRNFRTTAADGKEYQTNHYNLDVIISVGYRVKSLQGTKFRQWATARLREYIVKGFTMNDELLKQAGGGDYFDELLARIRDIRSSEKVFWRKVLDVYATSIDYDPNTETSQTFFKTIQNKMHWAAHGQTAAEVVYSRIDAAKPFLGLTNFKGVQPTQQEIAVAKNYLNEQELNVLNRMVTAYLEVAELQALNRKPMYMQDWLKRVDDFLQMTGNDILTHSGTVSHQQALNKAKEEYTSYKESLKNELSKVEQDFVQHLEQKHKQLKNKNDGN, encoded by the coding sequence ATGAATTCTGAATTAATTTTATACCAATCTGAAGATGGGCAAACTAAAATACAAACTCGTTTAGAAGATGAAACCGTTTGGCTTACGCAAGCACAGCTCATTGAGTTGTTTGGTAAAGCTAAATCTACCATTAGCGAACACATTAAAAATATTTTTGAGGAGGGTGAATTAGACGAACATTCAGTTGTTCGGAATTTCCGAACAACTGCTGCAGACGGAAAAGAGTACCAAACCAATCATTATAATCTCGATGTAATTATCTCTGTAGGCTATCGTGTAAAAAGCTTGCAGGGTACCAAATTTAGGCAATGGGCAACCGCCAGACTGAGAGAATATATTGTTAAAGGTTTTACCATGAACGATGAACTGCTGAAACAAGCAGGTGGTGGCGATTACTTTGATGAGTTATTGGCTCGCATTAGAGACATTCGTTCTTCTGAAAAAGTATTTTGGCGCAAGGTATTGGATGTGTATGCCACCAGTATAGATTACGACCCGAATACCGAAACCTCGCAAACCTTTTTTAAAACCATACAAAACAAAATGCATTGGGCAGCACACGGACAAACTGCTGCAGAAGTGGTTTATAGCAGAATTGATGCTGCAAAACCTTTTTTAGGCTTAACCAACTTTAAAGGCGTACAGCCTACCCAACAAGAAATTGCTGTAGCCAAAAATTACTTAAACGAGCAAGAACTCAATGTGCTTAACCGAATGGTAACGGCTTATTTGGAGGTAGCCGAATTACAAGCCTTAAACCGCAAACCCATGTACATGCAAGATTGGCTAAAACGAGTTGATGACTTTTTGCAAATGACGGGTAATGATATTTTAACCCATTCCGGTACGGTTAGCCACCAACAAGCTTTAAACAAAGCCAAAGAAGAATACACCAGCTATAAAGAAAGCCTGAAAAACGAACTCTCTAAAGTAGAGCAAGATTTTGTGCAGCATTTAGAACAAAAACATAAACAGCTTAAAAATAAGAATGATGGAAATTAA
- a CDS encoding class I SAM-dependent DNA methyltransferase: MAKIAKQTKSIEEILWDSANKLRGTVESSEYKHVVLGLIFLKFASDKFEERRAELKKEGKEKYLEMKEFYNMKNIFFLPEESRWSTVIKNSKQNDIALIIDTALHTVEKNNPALKGALPDNYFSRLNMDVSKLSALLDTINNIDTLKDKQQDIVGRVYEYFLSKFALAEGKGKGEFYTPKSIVNLIAEMIEPYKGVIYDPACGSGGMFVQSIKFIENHHGDKKEISIYGQEYTATTYKLAKMNLAIRGIAANLGDVPADTFGRDQHPDLKADYIMANPPFNQKDWRASNELVDDPRWRGYEVPPTSNANYAWILNMASKLSENGVAGFILANGALSGGGEEYKIRRKLIENDLVEAIVILPQNMFYTTNISVTLWILNKNKRERTLLVNDGVKNYRNRKHEILFMDLRERGIPFEKKFTQFSAGNIIEITQAYHNWQSDLSSYQNVAEFCYSASKEDVVAKDYSLVPSKYIEFVNRDENIDFDEKMKRLQEEFKTLLQTEKQSKKELLGVFKELGYEIEL; the protein is encoded by the coding sequence ATGGCCAAAATAGCAAAGCAGACTAAGAGTATAGAAGAGATTTTATGGGATTCTGCTAATAAATTACGAGGAACCGTTGAATCATCAGAATATAAACACGTTGTACTAGGCTTAATCTTTTTGAAGTTTGCCAGCGATAAGTTTGAAGAGCGTAGAGCGGAATTGAAAAAAGAAGGGAAAGAGAAATATCTGGAAATGAAGGAATTCTATAACATGAAGAATATCTTCTTTCTACCTGAAGAGTCTCGTTGGAGTACCGTAATCAAAAACTCGAAACAGAATGATATTGCCTTAATTATCGATACCGCTTTACACACCGTTGAAAAAAATAACCCTGCACTAAAAGGCGCATTGCCAGATAATTATTTCTCTCGTTTAAATATGGATGTGAGCAAGCTTTCTGCCCTGCTCGATACGATTAATAATATTGATACCCTAAAAGACAAACAACAAGACATAGTTGGGCGTGTGTATGAATATTTCTTAAGTAAGTTTGCCTTAGCCGAAGGAAAAGGGAAAGGCGAGTTCTATACCCCAAAATCTATTGTAAACCTCATTGCTGAAATGATTGAGCCTTACAAAGGTGTAATCTATGACCCTGCTTGTGGTTCTGGTGGTATGTTTGTACAGTCTATTAAATTTATAGAGAACCACCACGGCGATAAAAAGGAAATTTCTATTTACGGCCAAGAATATACGGCTACGACTTATAAATTAGCTAAAATGAATTTAGCTATACGTGGCATTGCTGCCAATTTAGGTGATGTACCTGCTGATACTTTTGGGCGTGACCAACACCCGGATCTAAAAGCCGACTACATTATGGCCAACCCGCCTTTTAACCAAAAAGATTGGCGGGCAAGCAATGAATTGGTAGACGACCCACGCTGGCGTGGGTATGAAGTGCCACCAACCAGCAATGCCAATTATGCCTGGATATTAAATATGGCGAGCAAGCTCTCTGAAAATGGAGTGGCTGGTTTTATCTTAGCCAATGGCGCTTTAAGTGGGGGCGGTGAAGAATACAAAATACGTAGAAAACTGATTGAAAATGATTTGGTAGAGGCCATTGTGATTCTGCCTCAGAATATGTTTTATACCACTAATATTAGTGTTACACTTTGGATTTTAAATAAAAACAAAAGAGAAAGAACATTATTAGTTAACGACGGCGTTAAGAATTATCGAAATCGTAAACATGAGATCTTATTTATGGATTTACGAGAAAGAGGTATCCCATTTGAAAAGAAATTTACACAGTTCTCTGCCGGAAATATTATAGAGATTACGCAAGCTTATCATAACTGGCAAAGCGATTTAAGTAGCTATCAAAATGTAGCTGAATTCTGTTATTCTGCCAGTAAGGAAGATGTGGTTGCTAAAGATTATTCATTGGTACCTAGTAAATACATCGAATTTGTAAATAGAGATGAAAATATAGATTTTGATGAAAAGATGAAGAGGTTGCAAGAAGAGTTTAAAACTTTATTGCAAACAGAAAAACAATCAAAAAAAGAGCTACTTGGTGTTTTTAAAGAATTAGGTTATGAGATCGAGTTATAG
- a CDS encoding TolC family protein, producing the protein MKRFNIITILLLALIWSGCSVSKDTALPNIAPGLFRNGLPKDSSSIGTMPLKSFINDLTVQHLIDTALVKNYDMQIALKNIDAAEVLFKQSKLGYLPELKLQVAASSSRPSDNSLNGLSLNQFTGSTHIEDYNANLGVVWEADIWGKIRNQKAGALASFLQTEEARKAVQTRLVANVAQGYYNLLMLDAQLEIAKKNLKLNDSTLRIINLQFDAGQVTSLAIQQAQAQQLNAAQLIPRLEQNVTLQENALSVLIGTLPKAINRESRLDKMIIPQDLNAGFPSSMLSRRPDIKSAELALTVANAKVGVAKASLYPSLVITASGGINSFKASNWFNVPASLFGLVGAGITQPIFQRGQLKTSLELAKIDREKSVIQFRQSVLNAVGEVSDELTKVEKLNAQYSIAEKRAQTLQQASRNAGLLFKSGMANYLEVITAQGNLLQSELELTTIKTEQLNAVVGLYRSLGGGWN; encoded by the coding sequence ATGAAACGGTTTAATATTATTACCATCCTGCTCCTTGCTTTAATCTGGAGCGGATGTTCGGTTTCGAAAGATACAGCCTTGCCAAATATAGCACCAGGTTTGTTCAGAAACGGATTGCCAAAAGATTCTTCAAGCATTGGCACGATGCCCCTGAAGAGTTTCATCAACGACCTTACTGTTCAGCATTTAATTGATACAGCGCTGGTTAAAAATTACGATATGCAAATTGCATTGAAAAATATCGATGCGGCTGAAGTATTGTTCAAACAATCGAAATTGGGTTATTTACCTGAATTGAAATTGCAGGTGGCGGCGAGTTCGAGCCGCCCGTCTGATAACAGTTTAAATGGTTTAAGCCTTAACCAGTTTACCGGTTCAACACACATCGAAGATTACAATGCGAACCTGGGTGTGGTTTGGGAAGCTGATATCTGGGGAAAAATCCGCAATCAAAAAGCTGGCGCTTTAGCCAGTTTTTTGCAGACAGAAGAGGCACGTAAAGCAGTTCAAACACGTTTGGTGGCCAATGTGGCGCAAGGTTATTACAATTTGCTAATGTTGGATGCACAATTGGAAATCGCGAAAAAGAACTTAAAGCTTAACGACAGTACCTTAAGGATTATCAATTTACAGTTTGATGCTGGTCAGGTAACTTCATTAGCGATACAGCAGGCACAGGCGCAGCAGTTAAATGCGGCACAGTTAATCCCTCGTTTAGAGCAGAATGTAACCTTACAGGAGAATGCTTTAAGTGTATTGATCGGTACTTTGCCTAAAGCCATTAACCGCGAAAGCCGTTTAGATAAAATGATCATTCCGCAGGATTTAAATGCAGGTTTTCCTTCATCGATGTTAAGCCGCAGGCCTGATATTAAAAGTGCAGAACTGGCGCTTACCGTTGCCAATGCAAAGGTTGGGGTGGCAAAAGCAAGTTTATATCCATCATTGGTGATTACCGCAAGCGGAGGCATCAACTCTTTTAAAGCGAGCAACTGGTTTAATGTACCTGCATCTTTATTCGGTTTGGTTGGGGCAGGGATCACCCAGCCGATTTTTCAGAGAGGTCAGTTGAAAACTTCTTTAGAGCTGGCTAAAATCGACCGTGAAAAATCGGTGATCCAGTTCCGTCAGTCGGTATTGAATGCGGTTGGCGAAGTTTCGGATGAGTTAACGAAAGTAGAGAAGTTAAATGCACAATACAGCATCGCTGAAAAAAGAGCGCAGACTTTACAACAAGCTTCAAGAAATGCAGGTTTGTTGTTTAAAAGCGGTATGGCGAACTACCTGGAGGTAATTACGGCGCAAGGCAATTTATTGCAGAGTGAACTGGAATTAACCACTATTAAAACAGAGCAGTTAAATGCTGTGGTAGGTTTGTACCGCTCGTTAGGAGGCGGCTGGAATTAA
- a CDS encoding TetR/AcrR family transcriptional regulator produces the protein MGSKERILRLKDETRTKILDAALNIVQTEGWQALSMRKIADQIEYTAPIIYEYFSNKDGILLELTRRGYLILAKDIREARDQHESPEDKMEAMWIAYWNFAFTHKEFYQLMYGVDMVCCNVKNSMPEAENLSSMLGDVIESLFDKKPVSEDDICRKYYTYWSIIHGLISINLVRPNGRTTNELNQQILKDAIKGITLSINS, from the coding sequence ATGGGAAGTAAAGAAAGAATTCTACGTTTAAAAGATGAAACCAGAACCAAAATTCTGGATGCTGCCTTGAACATTGTGCAAACAGAGGGATGGCAGGCATTGAGTATGCGTAAAATTGCCGACCAGATTGAATATACTGCACCAATTATTTACGAATATTTTTCGAACAAAGATGGCATCTTACTGGAACTCACCAGAAGAGGATACCTCATTTTGGCCAAAGATATCCGCGAAGCCAGGGATCAGCACGAATCTCCGGAAGATAAAATGGAAGCCATGTGGATTGCCTACTGGAACTTCGCTTTTACCCACAAAGAATTTTATCAGTTGATGTACGGTGTAGACATGGTTTGTTGTAATGTTAAAAATTCGATGCCCGAAGCTGAAAACTTGAGTAGTATGTTAGGGGATGTAATCGAATCTTTATTTGATAAGAAACCCGTATCTGAGGATGATATCTGCAGAAAATATTACACCTATTGGTCGATCATTCACGGGTTAATTTCCATCAACCTGGTACGTCCGAATGGCAGAACAACAAACGAACTAAATCAACAAATTTTAAAAGATGCCATCAAAGGCATTACTTTATCTATTAACAGTTAA
- a CDS encoding restriction endonuclease subunit S, which translates to MRSSYRPIGNYIRLVDERNNGLHTTNLLGVSISKQFIKSVANVIGTDMENYKIIRKNQFACSIMQVRRDRKMPVALYTKDEPSLISQAYPVFEIINAEELLPEYLMMWFTRSEFDREACFYAVGGVRGSLEWEDFCNMQLPIPSPEKQLEIVREYNVIQSRIKLNNQLIAKLEETAQAIYKQWFVDFEFHNENGLPYKSSGGEMVGSELGEIPKGWDVGRLGDITKIIMGQSPKGDSYNTEGIGTPLVNGPVEFGEYFTEKTKWTTSVTKLSEIDDLIICVRGSTTGRFVKSDGFYCLGRGVCSLRAFHSQRFVDQVYQNSLQKLLALTTGSTFPNWDRLTLSNFLIIIPSRDLMEEYEKKISLVFGLIESKHKEIIIINNIKKVLFAKMTKVEFENEFA; encoded by the coding sequence ATGAGATCGAGTTATAGACCTATTGGAAATTACATCAGATTGGTTGATGAAAGAAACAATGGGTTACATACCACAAATTTATTAGGGGTAAGTATTTCGAAGCAATTTATAAAATCTGTTGCCAATGTTATTGGTACAGATATGGAGAATTATAAAATTATACGGAAAAATCAATTTGCTTGTAGCATTATGCAAGTCCGTAGAGATAGGAAAATGCCAGTTGCTTTATACACCAAAGATGAACCATCACTTATTTCACAAGCTTATCCTGTTTTCGAAATTATAAATGCAGAAGAACTTTTGCCCGAATATTTAATGATGTGGTTTACACGTTCTGAATTTGACCGTGAAGCTTGCTTTTATGCTGTTGGTGGAGTAAGAGGTAGTTTAGAATGGGAAGACTTTTGCAATATGCAGCTACCAATTCCATCTCCAGAAAAGCAGTTAGAAATTGTAAGAGAGTATAATGTAATTCAAAGCAGAATTAAACTTAATAACCAACTCATTGCCAAATTAGAAGAAACTGCCCAAGCCATTTATAAACAATGGTTTGTAGATTTTGAGTTTCATAATGAAAATGGTTTGCCTTATAAAAGTAGTGGTGGGGAAATGGTAGGAAGTGAGTTGGGGGAAATACCGAAGGGGTGGGATGTAGGCCGATTGGGTGATATTACTAAAATAATTATGGGGCAATCTCCAAAAGGAGATTCATATAATACTGAGGGAATTGGAACGCCTCTGGTCAATGGCCCTGTAGAATTTGGAGAATATTTTACAGAAAAAACTAAATGGACTACATCAGTTACAAAATTGTCTGAAATTGATGATCTAATAATTTGTGTTAGAGGAAGCACAACAGGGAGGTTTGTTAAGAGTGATGGTTTCTATTGTTTAGGGCGTGGAGTTTGTAGCTTAAGAGCATTCCATTCCCAAAGATTTGTCGACCAAGTTTATCAAAACAGTTTACAAAAACTTCTAGCACTAACTACAGGTTCTACATTTCCTAACTGGGACAGATTAACATTATCTAATTTTTTAATAATAATACCAAGTCGTGATTTAATGGAAGAATATGAGAAAAAGATAAGTTTGGTATTTGGCTTAATTGAATCTAAACACAAGGAAATTATTATTATCAATAATATTAAAAAAGTGTTGTTTGCGAAAATGACGAAAGTTGAATTTGAAAATGAATTTGCTTAA
- a CDS encoding efflux RND transporter permease subunit, giving the protein MFQKFIDRPVLSTVISILLVIVGILGLTKLPLERFPNIAPPSVLVTAVYPGANAETILRSVTPSLEEAINGVENMTYMTSSASNDGTLAITVYFQQGTNPDQAAVNVQNRVSQATSQLPAEVVQYGITTTKQQNSFIGAIGVYSEDPEKYDAVFVNNYAQINIIPELKRIPGVGSASVFGGIKDYSMRIWLNPSQLATYKITPNEVITAIQDKNLEAAPGRFGERSSEAFEYIIKYKGKLTKPEEYQNIAIRSNSDGSILRLKDVARVELGAYSYGSVNRLNGHDGITIGVIQLSGSNANEIQIAIDKLLAKLSKDFPAGIKYNQFYRTKTDLDESINQVEHTLIEAFLLVFIVVFIFLQDFRSTLIPAIAVPVAIIGTFFFMQLFGFSVNLLTLFALVLAIGIVVDDAIVVVEAVHAKMEENPSLSPKEATTQAMSEITGAIISITLVMAAVFLPVGFMTGSTGIFYKQFALTMAIAIIISAVNALTLSPALAALFLKNKHAEGGHNAPKKGFVEKFYAGFNGGFNYMTNRYVGGLKVLIRNKWISMGGLALIVLVTVFLVSRTKTGFIPTEDQGFVAIAVASPSGTSLANTNKMLKQAEAELRAMPSARFVMSLAGYNFLTASNSPSAGQIFLLLKPNDERGEVKNIDEIQNIVRAKMAAISAGTFFVFSFPTVPGFSNVEAMNVMLQDKTNGRLDKFSGVANNFIAKLMAKPAIAYAFTSYKADYPQLQLDVNDEKADQLGVSKKDILQTMQTYFGTAQASDFNRFGKYYRVVVQADVADRTDPASIDRVFVKNKAGESVPISTLVKLTRVYGSETASRYNLFNSIEVNAIPKPGFSSGDAIKAIEETAKEQLPTGYAYEFSGQTREEISSGGQSTVIFLLCLVFVYFLLSAQYESYILPLAVILSIPTGVFGVFVVLGLTGIENNIYVQVALIMLIGLLAKNAILIVEFAVQRRKAGLSLVDSAIEAARLRIRPIIMTSLAFVFGLFPMSIATGPSAQGNHSISIGAAGGMVSGVVLGLFIIPVLFVIFQALQEKISKKSKNEVVQHHGEPVNNNHVVYETV; this is encoded by the coding sequence ATGTTTCAGAAATTTATAGACAGGCCTGTACTTTCAACTGTTATTTCCATCTTATTGGTAATAGTTGGTATACTTGGCCTAACAAAGTTGCCCTTAGAGCGCTTTCCAAATATCGCACCTCCGTCGGTATTGGTAACTGCGGTGTACCCTGGGGCTAATGCCGAAACCATTTTACGTTCGGTAACGCCATCATTGGAGGAAGCAATTAACGGTGTGGAGAACATGACCTACATGACCTCCAGCGCCAGTAACGATGGTACCCTGGCCATTACGGTTTACTTTCAACAAGGTACCAACCCCGATCAGGCAGCTGTTAACGTGCAGAACCGGGTTTCGCAGGCCACCAGTCAATTGCCTGCAGAGGTTGTTCAATATGGTATCACCACCACCAAACAGCAAAATAGCTTTATCGGGGCTATCGGGGTTTACTCTGAAGATCCTGAAAAATACGATGCCGTTTTTGTAAATAACTATGCGCAGATCAATATCATTCCCGAACTTAAACGGATTCCGGGGGTAGGTTCGGCCAGTGTATTCGGTGGGATTAAAGATTATTCGATGCGTATCTGGCTAAACCCAAGTCAGTTGGCTACTTACAAAATTACACCTAACGAAGTAATCACTGCCATTCAGGATAAAAACCTGGAAGCGGCCCCTGGTCGGTTTGGTGAAAGAAGTAGTGAGGCCTTTGAATATATCATTAAATATAAGGGTAAACTGACCAAACCAGAGGAATATCAAAATATTGCGATCCGTTCTAATTCAGATGGTTCTATATTACGTTTAAAAGATGTGGCCCGTGTAGAACTGGGTGCTTATAGCTATGGTAGTGTTAACCGTTTAAACGGACACGATGGGATTACCATCGGGGTAATCCAGTTATCAGGTTCTAATGCCAACGAAATCCAAATTGCTATTGATAAACTGTTGGCTAAACTATCGAAAGATTTCCCGGCAGGTATTAAATACAACCAGTTTTACCGTACCAAAACCGATCTGGACGAATCCATTAATCAGGTGGAACACACTTTGATCGAAGCCTTTTTACTGGTATTTATCGTGGTATTTATCTTCCTTCAGGATTTCAGGTCTACTTTAATTCCGGCTATTGCGGTTCCGGTGGCGATTATCGGTACCTTCTTTTTCATGCAGTTGTTCGGCTTCTCTGTTAACCTTTTAACCCTGTTCGCACTGGTATTGGCCATTGGTATTGTGGTAGATGATGCGATTGTGGTGGTAGAAGCGGTGCATGCCAAAATGGAAGAAAACCCTTCACTTAGTCCGAAAGAGGCAACCACCCAGGCGATGAGCGAAATTACCGGGGCCATTATATCAATCACACTGGTGATGGCGGCGGTATTTTTACCGGTTGGTTTTATGACCGGCTCAACAGGGATCTTCTACAAACAGTTCGCTTTAACCATGGCGATAGCCATCATTATATCAGCTGTTAACGCCTTAACCTTAAGTCCGGCATTGGCTGCCTTATTTTTAAAGAACAAACATGCTGAAGGTGGTCACAACGCGCCTAAAAAAGGTTTTGTAGAAAAGTTTTATGCAGGTTTTAACGGTGGGTTTAATTACATGACCAACCGGTATGTTGGCGGTTTGAAAGTGCTTATCCGTAATAAATGGATCAGTATGGGCGGGCTTGCTTTAATCGTTCTGGTTACCGTTTTCCTGGTAAGCCGAACTAAAACAGGCTTTATCCCGACAGAGGATCAGGGTTTTGTGGCGATTGCCGTGGCCAGTCCATCAGGAACATCCTTAGCCAATACCAATAAAATGTTAAAACAGGCTGAAGCAGAGCTGAGGGCGATGCCATCAGCAAGATTTGTGATGTCGTTGGCGGGTTATAACTTTTTAACCGCATCCAACAGTCCGTCGGCCGGACAGATTTTCTTATTGTTAAAACCAAACGACGAAAGAGGGGAAGTTAAAAACATCGATGAGATCCAAAATATTGTAAGGGCCAAAATGGCGGCCATATCTGCCGGTACCTTCTTTGTATTCAGTTTTCCTACGGTTCCGGGCTTTAGTAACGTGGAGGCCATGAACGTGATGTTACAGGATAAAACGAATGGCAGGCTGGATAAATTTAGTGGTGTGGCGAATAACTTCATCGCCAAGTTAATGGCGAAACCGGCTATTGCTTATGCTTTTACTTCTTATAAAGCAGATTATCCGCAGTTACAACTGGATGTGAACGACGAAAAGGCCGATCAGCTGGGTGTAAGCAAAAAAGATATCTTACAAACCATGCAGACGTATTTTGGTACGGCGCAGGCCTCAGATTTTAACCGCTTTGGTAAATATTACCGGGTAGTGGTTCAGGCAGATGTTGCCGACAGAACTGATCCTGCAAGTATTGACCGTGTATTTGTGAAAAACAAGGCAGGTGAAAGTGTGCCCATCAGTACCCTGGTTAAATTAACCCGTGTATATGGTTCTGAAACGGCTTCGCGTTATAACCTGTTTAACTCGATAGAGGTAAATGCGATCCCTAAACCAGGTTTCAGTTCTGGTGATGCGATTAAAGCGATAGAAGAAACGGCTAAAGAACAGTTGCCAACCGGATATGCCTACGAATTCTCAGGACAAACACGTGAGGAAATTTCTTCAGGCGGACAGTCGACAGTGATCTTCCTGCTTTGTTTAGTGTTTGTTTACTTCTTATTATCAGCACAATATGAAAGTTACATCCTGCCATTGGCGGTAATCCTTTCTATCCCTACAGGTGTATTTGGTGTGTTTGTGGTATTGGGTTTAACTGGTATCGAAAATAACATTTATGTACAGGTAGCACTGATTATGCTGATCGGGTTGCTGGCTAAAAACGCCATCCTGATTGTGGAGTTTGCCGTGCAGCGACGAAAGGCAGGACTCAGTCTTGTTGATTCGGCCATAGAAGCCGCAAGATTGAGGATCAGACCGATTATTATGACCTCACTGGCCTTTGTATTCGGTTTATTCCCGATGAGTATTGCAACAGGTCCGTCGGCGCAGGGTAACCACTCCATCAGTATCGGAGCAGCAGGAGGGATGGTATCGGGTGTAGTTTTAGGCTTGTTCATCATACCAGTACTTTTTGTCATCTTCCAGGCTTTACAGGAAAAAATATCAAAAAAATCAAAAAATGAGGTTGTTCAGCACCATGGAGAACCTGTAAATAATAATCATGTAGTTTATGAAACGGTTTAA
- a CDS encoding efflux RND transporter periplasmic adaptor subunit, whose protein sequence is MKSLHRLYPLLNTVKWFNGINSMLTISLLSIILVSCKSSPDQSAAAPPPPALPVSAINASTETTYIEYPASIQGAVDIDVRPQVSGYLQSVLVNEGAYVTAGQTLFKINENPYREALNNAKASLHAAEAAILNAQLEVDKLTPLVQNKVVSDFQLKTAKTAYKIAQANAEQAKASVASAQINLGYTNVKATVSGYIGRIPKKQGSLVSPTDQVALTQLSDIHEVHVYFSLAENDFNNFNANYPGKTPADRIKHLPAVELLLADNSAYPIKGKIDMIDGQFDKNTGAITLRASFPNASGTLRSGNTGKIRLGLQHDNAILVPQSSTVEMQDKVFVFTVGDSSKVKKQAITIVGKAGENYLVKDGVKAGDQIVLSGVDKLQEGMVIQPQKAADKVAVAKTKN, encoded by the coding sequence ATGAAATCTCTACATCGCTTGTATCCGTTACTTAACACCGTTAAATGGTTTAATGGTATTAATTCAATGTTAACAATTTCTCTTCTATCTATAATTTTGGTGAGTTGTAAGTCATCTCCTGATCAATCAGCAGCGGCACCACCACCACCAGCACTGCCTGTAAGCGCAATTAACGCCAGCACAGAAACTACGTATATAGAATATCCGGCTTCTATTCAGGGCGCTGTTGATATCGATGTGCGTCCGCAGGTAAGTGGTTATTTACAAAGCGTTCTGGTTAACGAAGGCGCTTATGTAACTGCCGGACAAACCCTGTTCAAAATTAACGAAAACCCTTACCGCGAGGCTTTAAACAATGCCAAAGCAAGTTTACATGCTGCAGAAGCGGCTATTTTAAACGCCCAATTGGAAGTTGATAAATTAACACCACTTGTTCAGAATAAGGTAGTTTCTGATTTTCAGCTAAAAACCGCTAAAACGGCGTATAAAATCGCCCAGGCAAATGCCGAACAAGCTAAAGCCAGTGTGGCTTCAGCACAGATTAACTTAGGTTATACCAATGTTAAGGCTACTGTTAGCGGTTACATCGGTCGCATTCCTAAAAAACAAGGAAGTTTAGTTTCTCCGACTGATCAAGTTGCTTTAACGCAGTTATCAGATATCCACGAAGTACATGTTTATTTCTCCCTTGCCGAAAACGACTTCAACAACTTTAATGCAAACTACCCGGGTAAAACTCCTGCCGACAGGATCAAACATTTACCAGCAGTAGAACTTTTACTGGCCGATAATTCAGCTTACCCGATTAAAGGTAAGATTGATATGATTGATGGTCAGTTTGATAAAAACACAGGTGCCATTACTTTAAGGGCCAGTTTCCCTAATGCCAGTGGAACCCTTCGCTCGGGTAATACGGGGAAAATCCGTTTAGGTTTACAGCACGATAATGCCATTCTGGTACCGCAGTCCTCAACGGTAGAAATGCAGGATAAAGTATTTGTATTTACCGTAGGCGACAGCAGTAAGGTGAAAAAACAAGCCATTACCATTGTGGGTAAAGCCGGCGAAAATTACCTGGTTAAAGACGGGGTAAAAGCTGGCGACCAGATCGTGTTAAGCGGGGTTGATAAGTTACAGGAGGGTATGGTGATCCAGCCTCAAAAAGCAGCAGATAAAGTAGCTGTTGCAAAAACAAAAAATTAA
- a CDS encoding GNAT family N-acetyltransferase, whose amino-acid sequence MIFREAKRTDIPAIQIVRHTVKENILSDPALVTDKDCEEFITHRGKGWVCEVDGEVVGFSIVDLKEHNIWALFLRPEFEGKGIGKELHRLMMDWYFDQTQEIVWLGTSPNTRAEEFYTRQGWKKVGVVNKGEVKFEMGYEDWVNR is encoded by the coding sequence ATGATTTTCCGCGAAGCAAAAAGAACTGACATCCCTGCGATCCAAATTGTCAGGCATACCGTAAAAGAGAACATTTTGTCCGATCCTGCTTTGGTTACGGATAAAGATTGCGAAGAATTTATTACGCACCGCGGCAAAGGATGGGTTTGCGAAGTAGATGGAGAAGTAGTTGGGTTCTCCATCGTAGATTTAAAGGAGCATAACATTTGGGCGCTCTTTCTGCGTCCGGAGTTCGAAGGTAAAGGCATCGGCAAAGAACTGCACCGCTTAATGATGGATTGGTATTTTGATCAAACGCAGGAAATAGTTTGGTTGGGTACATCGCCCAATACCCGTGCGGAAGAATTTTATACCCGGCAAGGCTGGAAAAAAGTAGGCGTGGTAAATAAAGGTGAAGTGAAATTTGAGATGGGTTATGAGGATTGGGTGAATAGGTAA